From one Thiobacter sp. AK1 genomic stretch:
- a CDS encoding ribbon-helix-helix protein, CopG family yields MKQPTSFRLSEDALKLLKLLADTKGVSQASIIEMAIREMAKKEGLK; encoded by the coding sequence ATGAAACAACCAACGAGCTTTCGCCTCTCGGAAGACGCGCTCAAGCTGCTGAAGCTGCTGGCTGACACCAAGGGCGTGAGCCAGGCGTCCATCATCGAGATGGCGATAAGGGAAATGGCGAAGAAGGAGGGATTGAAGTGA